AGCCCAGCCCGACCGCCTGCGCGAACCGCGGCGGCTCGGGCGACTCGAACTCCGTGGGCGGCCCGATCCGCGGGCGTACGGCCTTGCGGAACAGCCAGCCGTAGGGGCTCCGCCCCACCCCGCCCGCCGCGCCCAGCGCGAAGGCCAGCGTCTGCCAGGCCAGCAGCCAGGCGCTTCCCGTGATCAGCACGACCGCCAGTACGACGGTTGTCACGGCCGCACCGAACCGCGGCCCCCTCACATCGATGTCCATGAATCAAGCATTCCGCATCGGCCGGATTTCGGGGAGCCGGGAATCTTTGCGGTCTCGTGAACGCTGCAGCCGAGGATGACTGGACTTGTGGTGTGCGTGGTGGTGCTCGCACTGGCGAGCGGGTACGGAATGCTGCATCAGCGGCGGAACGGGAGGGTGAGAGTGCGCGGGCGCGACGGCGGGAAGCGGCTCGGCGCCGCGGAGTTGGGCGAGGGCCTCGGTGAACGGGCCACACTCGTCCAGTTCTCCAGCGCCTTCTGCGCCCCCTGCCGGGCGACCCGGCGGGTGCTCGGGGAGGTCGCCGGCATGGTGCCCGGCGTGGCCCACGTCGAGATCGACGCGGAGGACCACCTCGACCTCGTACGCGAACTGGAGATCCTCAAGACACCGACCGTGCTCGTCCTCGACGGGGACGGACGGATCGTGCGGCGGGCGACCGGCCAGCCCCGCAAGGCCGATGTGATCGCCGCGCTGGGCGAGGCCGTGGGGACCGGCGGTTCGCAACTGCCTCATACCCCCTGACCTGTGAGGCAGCCGGTGACGCAGCTCCCAGATTCCGGACCGTACTTGACTGTGTGCGCCGCCTTTCGTCAGCCTGACTGCATGCCCCCGGAACTCCTTCTCTTCGAGCGTGTCCACGTGGACCTGGCCCGCACCGCGAGTGCGCGCTGTCCGAGTTGCTGAGCAACCACGGATCCGCTCCTGACCTCCGGCAGAAGGACAACTCCATGACGGCCTCGCCCGACCTCGCCACTCCCCAGCTCGCCTCCCCGGACCTGCTGCGCTCCGTCTTCCGGCGGCACGCGGCCGGTGTCGCCGTGATCACGGCCCCGGGCGGCGGCGGCCCCGTCGGCTTCACCGCCACCTCGCTCACCTCGGTCTCCGCCGAGCCCCCGGTCATCTCCTTCGGTATCGGCCTGGGCGCCTCCAGCTGGCCCGCGATAGCCGAGTCCGACCATGTCGGCGTGCACATACTCGGCGAGCACCAGCAGGAGCTGGCCGCCACCTTCGCCAGGAGCGGTGCCGACCGCTTCGGCGCGCCGACCGGCTGGCGGGAGGGCCCCGAGGGCGTACCTGTGCTCGACGACGTACTCGCCTGGCTCGTGTGCCGTGTCGTGGCGCGTGTCCCGGCGGGGGACCACCGCATCGTCCTGGCCGAGGTCGTTCTCGGCGACCCCTCGGGCGCGGGCCGCCCGCTGCTCTACCACCAGGGGCGTTTCAGCGGCCTGCGCGACTAGGCTCGGTCCCGCATGATCCACGGGACGGCGCTCGAGCGGCTGTATTCGACTACACAGCGTTGCGAAGGTCACAGTTCAAAGCGCTTGCTTAGTGGGCATGGACTGGGTGTACTGACGAGTAATATTTCGTTCGGAGCGCGGGCCGCCCCGACCGGGATCGGCCGCTTCAGGCGCCTATGCTGCCTGAAAGAAGGCAGCCCAGAAATGACGATGCAGTAGGAGAGCCGGCGTGAGCTTGAGGATCGTTGTCACTGTGAAGTACGTGCCCGACGCCACTGGCGACCGGCACTTCGCCGATGACCTGACCGTCGACCGGGACGACGTGGACGGTCTGCTCTCGGAGCTCGACGAGTACGCGGTCGAGCAGGCACTGCAGATCTCCGACAACTCCGACGACGACGTGGAGATCACCGTCCTGACGGTGGGCCCCGAGGACGCCAAGGACGCGCTGCGCAAGGCGCTGTCCATGGGTGCCGACAAGGCGATCCATGTCGAGGACGACGATCTGCACGGCACCGACGCCATCGGCACCTCGCTGGTGCTGGCCAAGGCGATCGAGAAGGCCGGTTACGACCTGGTCATCTCCGGC
Above is a genomic segment from Streptomyces sp. R21 containing:
- a CDS encoding flavin reductase family protein, translated to MTASPDLATPQLASPDLLRSVFRRHAAGVAVITAPGGGGPVGFTATSLTSVSAEPPVISFGIGLGASSWPAIAESDHVGVHILGEHQQELAATFARSGADRFGAPTGWREGPEGVPVLDDVLAWLVCRVVARVPAGDHRIVLAEVVLGDPSGAGRPLLYHQGRFSGLRD
- a CDS encoding DUF4395 domain-containing protein → MDIDVRGPRFGAAVTTVVLAVVLITGSAWLLAWQTLAFALGAAGGVGRSPYGWLFRKAVRPRIGPPTEFESPEPPRFAQAVGLGFAAVGLLGYAVGPQWLGLAATGAALAAAFLNAAFGYCLGCEMYLLVRRVTVRAE
- a CDS encoding TlpA family protein disulfide reductase, translating into MTGLVVCVVVLALASGYGMLHQRRNGRVRVRGRDGGKRLGAAELGEGLGERATLVQFSSAFCAPCRATRRVLGEVAGMVPGVAHVEIDAEDHLDLVRELEILKTPTVLVLDGDGRIVRRATGQPRKADVIAALGEAVGTGGSQLPHTP